The genomic stretch TGCGGTCACGACGGTGATCGCGGTCATCGCATAGCCGCCGAGCATGGCGATGGTCTTGATGTCGGCCTGGATACCGGCCCCGCCCGAACAGTCCGAGCCGGCGATCGAGAGGACACGGGGAGGGGCGCTCATCCGTTGAACCTGCGCTCTTGCGAGGCGGGAAGCTTCTCCTGCAGCGCCTTGCTCCGGGTCGGGCGATCCATCAATTCGCCGCCGCAATTGGGGCAGCGATCGTCGAGCGCTTCGGAGCATTCGGCGCAGAAGGTGCATTCGACGCTGCAGATGAAGGCACCGGGCGCCTCGGCGGGCAGGTCCGTGCCACAGCGTTCGCAATCGGGACGCATCTCCAGCGCCATCAGGCAGCCGCCTTCACGGCATCGCAGATCCGGTCGACGCAAGCCTCCACCTGTGCGGCATCGTCGCCTTCCGCCATCACGCGGATGACGGGTTCCGTTCCGGAAGGCCGGATCACCAGGCGACCCTTGCCTTCAAGCTCCGCTTCGGCCTCTGCAATGACTTGCTTCACGGTTTCGTTCTCGAGCGGTTTGCCGCCCGAATAGCGCACGTTCTTCAGCAATTGGGGAACAGGATCGAACACATGGAGCAGTTCGCTCGCCGGCTTGCCCGAGCGTACGAGGCTGGCGAGGACGCGCAGCGCCGCGACAGACCCGTCGCCCGTGGTCGCATGGTCGAGCAGGATCATATGGCCCGACTGCTCTCCGCCGACGTTGAAGCCGCCTTCCTTCATCCGTTCGAGCACATAGCGGTCGCCGACCTTGGTGCGCTCCAGCGTCAGGCCGAGGCTCTCGAGATACCGCTCCAGCCCGAGGTTCGACATCACCGTCGCCACCACGCCGCCGCCGGTCAGCGAGCCACGCTCGTGCATGCGCGAGGCGATCAGCGCCATGATCTGGTCCCCGTCGACCGTCTCGCCCTTCTCGTCGATGACGATCAATCGGTCCGCATCGCCATCCAGCGCGATGCCGATGTCCGCGCCTTCCTCGACGACCTTGGCCTTGATCGCTTCGAGCGAGGTGGACCCGACGCCGTCATTGATGTTCGTGCCGTTGGGATCGACGCCGAGCGTAATAACCTTCGCGCCCAGCTCCCAGATGACCGATGGGGCGACCTGATAGGCCGCGCCGTTGGCGCAATCGACCACCACCGTCAGGTCATCGAAGCGGATGTCGCTGGCCACCGACTGCTTGATCGCATGGATATAGCGCCCGCGCGCATCGTCGATCCGGCGGGCCCGGCCTATGCGGTCGGCGGAAACCAGCAGGGGCTGTTGTTCGAGCAATCGCTCGATCGAGACTTCCGCATTGTCCGACAGCTTGAAGCCATCCGGGCCGAACAGCTTGATGCCGTTGTCCTCGAAAGGGTTGTGGCTGGCGGAGATCATAACACCCAGGTCGGCGCGCATTTCGCGGGTCAGCAGCGCGATGGCTGGCGTTGGCAGCGGCCCGGTCATGATCACGTCCATGCCCACGCTTGTGAAACCGGCAACCAGCGCGCTTTCCATCATGTAGCCCGAAAGGCGCGTATCCTTGCCGATCACGACGCGGTGGCGGTGGTCGCCGCGCAGGAAATGCGTGCCCGCCGCCTGGCCCACGCGCATGGCGGTTTCGGCCGTCATCACGCCTTCGTTGGTGCGTCCGCGTATACCGTCGGTGCCGAAGAACTTGCGTGCCATGTGCGTCGAAAACTCCTGCCTTTCGCGCGGGCTCTGTGCCGCGAATGCCGGTCGAAAGAAACCCCTCGCGATCTTTTCGGCGGGAATTGGCGACAGGCTGCAACCCATCGCTTCCCCGCGCGTTGCAAACCTGAACCTTACCTTTCCGACGCCAGACTAGAGGGGACCCCCAATGGCATTCGATCTGATCGACCTTCCCTATGACGACACTGCACTCGAACCGGCCGTTTCGGCCAAGACGCTGTCGTACCACCACGGCAAGCACCACCAGGCCTATATCGACAAGACCAACAAGGCGATCGAAGGCACCGATCATGCCGACAAGAGCCTCGAAGAAGTGATCGCCGCGGCCCGCGGGTCGGACCAGGGCCTGTTCAACAATTCGGCCCAGAGCTGGAATCACGGCTTCTACTGGCACTCGATGGCGGCGGACGAGACCTCCGCTTCGGACGAACTGAAGTCGATGATCGATCGCGACTTCGGTTCTGTCGATGGCCTCAAGGATAAGCTCGCCGAGCGCGGCGCCGGCCATTTCGCCAGCGGTTGGGTATGGCTAGCGGTCAAGGGCGGCAAGCTGACCATCGAGGAAACGCATGACGGCGACACGCTGGCCGATCAGGACGGGGTAAACCCGCTGCTCGTGATCGACCTGTGGGAGCACGCCTATTATCTCGACCACCAGAACGCGCGTCCCGCCTATCTCGACGCCGTGAACGGCAAGCTCAACTGGAGCTTCGCCAGCGAGAACCTCGCCCGCGGAACCACGTGGGAATATCCTAACTGATCGAGTAGTTCCGACACATTTCGAAAGCCCGCTGCGCCACTCGCGCGGCGGGCTTTTGCTTATGCGCTCAGCTGCTTTCCTCGGTTTCGTCGCCACCGAATATTTCGCTGGCGAACAGCGGCTCGCCGAAGATGAAGCCGACGAGGTTCGGCCTGCCGACATGGTCGAACAGGGCGGTCAGCATCAGCAGTATTGGGACCGACAGCAGCGCACCAAAGACGCCCCAGATCCACGAGAAATAGGACAGGGCGATCAGGATCATCACCGGGTTCATGGTGAACCGCGCGCCGAGGATCGACGGGGTCACGACATTCGCCTCCACCGTATGCAACGCGAGATAGGCAATCGCCGGGACCATGCCGAGCAGGATCGTGTCCGCCGTGCCGATGCCGAACAGGCCCAGCAGCGTGACCATCACGATCGGTCCGATATAGGGCAGGAAATTGAGCAGCGCGGCGAGGCCGCCCCACATGATCGGTGCATCGACGCCCAACGCCCACGCGCCGAGTGCCACGACCACGCCCACCAGCGCGTTGATCCAGCCGACTGTCAGAATATAGGCGGCGACGCGCTCCTGCACCTCGCGCAGCACTCGTGCCGCCTTTATGCTGGTGCCGAAGCTCGCCCGGCCGAACAGCAGGCGCTGGCGCAGGCGGACCCGTGCCTCGATCATGAAATAGGCCATCAGCAGGGTAAGCACGGTTTCGAGGACTACGCCGGGCGTCGCGAAAGCCAGCTCTTCCAGCAGGCTCGGACTGGCGAGAACCACCTCGCGCCCGCCTTCGCGGTTCATCAATTCGGCCAATTGCTCGTTGATCTGCGCAACCCAGGCGAACTGGCGCTGCAATTCGCCGAACCGGTCCATCACCTGGTTGGCCATCGCCGGCACATCGTCGAACAGCGCCACTGCCGGCTGGAGAATAAGCGCTAGGGCGAGCAGCAGCACGGCGAAGAATATCAGCAGCGCGACGAGCGAAGCGATCGCATTGGGCAGGCCCCAGCCGTTCAATTTGTCGGCGAGCGGGGAAAGGATCACGGTCAACACAAGCGCCGTCACCAAAGGCAGGAATACGACGGCGCCGATCGACAGGACGAAGGGCAGTGCGAAGAATAGGCCGAGGCCGATCAGCAGCACCAGCGAGGAAATGAGCCGCAGCTCCTGCTCCGCAAAGGCGAGCCGCCGCGAGCGGCCCGCGCGCGCAGGCGTCGGTTCGACCGGTGCGGGAGCTTCGCTGTCGTCCATCGCGCCTTATCTGCCGCGCACGGCAATTTCTGACAAGTTTACAGTGCGGTCTGCGCCTGCGTCAGCTGCGCGCGGCAATGCCGTTGCCTGCGGCGACGTCGTCGAGTTCTTCGAGGATCGCCCGGTGCGCCGCATCGTCCTGGAGCGAGCGCTTGGGGATCGAGCCATCGCTGAGCATCGTGTTCAGCGCAGCACGCGCGCGCCCGACACGGCTCTTGATCGTACCGACGGCGCAGTCGCAGATCGTGGCCGCTTCCTCGTAGGAAAAGCCGCCTGCGCCGACGAGCAATAGCGCTTCGCGACGTTCCGGCGGCAGCGTCAACAGGGCCCGGTGCATGTCCGACAGATGGATCGGCTCTTCCTGCCCGGCAGGGGCCGTCAGGATGCGCTCAGCCACGGTCTCGTCATACTCACCGCGGAAGCGATTGCGCCGCATGTCGGTGAGATAGGCATTGCGCAGGATCACGAAGGTCCATGCGCGCATGCTGGTGCCCGGCTGGAACCGTTCCTGCGCGGCCCACGCCTTAAGCAGGGTTTCCTGCACGAGGTCGTCTGCCATGTCCGCACGGCCGCAGAGCCCGCGCGCAAACGCACGCAGGTGCGGGACGACTTCCGTCAGTTCCCGCTTGAAGTCGGCCTTCTCGGAGGCCGTTCGTTCTGTGCCTCCCATCAGTCCTTCGTATCCAGTTGCTCGAGAAGATCCTTGAAGCTGTCCGGCAGCGGTTCGTCCACTACAGAATCATATAGCTTGCGCAAACCGTTCGCCCATTCGGGATCATTGCCGTCCTTCTTCGCGGTCGATCCGCCGCGGGGGGATGGCATGTGTGATTTGTCGGAATTCATATCGATCCAGAATTATTCCCTCTACGACCCTTTCGCGCACTTCGCCATCAGTGTGAGAGCGCAGAATCGAACCCGTGTGTGGAGGCGGAACGCGGTCGATGCCCTCTGGTTCCCGCGAA from Qipengyuania profundimaris encodes the following:
- a CDS encoding DUF1272 domain-containing protein — its product is MALEMRPDCERCGTDLPAEAPGAFICSVECTFCAECSEALDDRCPNCGGELMDRPTRSKALQEKLPASQERRFNG
- the glmM gene encoding phosphoglucosamine mutase, with product MARKFFGTDGIRGRTNEGVMTAETAMRVGQAAGTHFLRGDHRHRVVIGKDTRLSGYMMESALVAGFTSVGMDVIMTGPLPTPAIALLTREMRADLGVMISASHNPFEDNGIKLFGPDGFKLSDNAEVSIERLLEQQPLLVSADRIGRARRIDDARGRYIHAIKQSVASDIRFDDLTVVVDCANGAAYQVAPSVIWELGAKVITLGVDPNGTNINDGVGSTSLEAIKAKVVEEGADIGIALDGDADRLIVIDEKGETVDGDQIMALIASRMHERGSLTGGGVVATVMSNLGLERYLESLGLTLERTKVGDRYVLERMKEGGFNVGGEQSGHMILLDHATTGDGSVAALRVLASLVRSGKPASELLHVFDPVPQLLKNVRYSGGKPLENETVKQVIAEAEAELEGKGRLVIRPSGTEPVIRVMAEGDDAAQVEACVDRICDAVKAAA
- a CDS encoding superoxide dismutase is translated as MAFDLIDLPYDDTALEPAVSAKTLSYHHGKHHQAYIDKTNKAIEGTDHADKSLEEVIAAARGSDQGLFNNSAQSWNHGFYWHSMAADETSASDELKSMIDRDFGSVDGLKDKLAERGAGHFASGWVWLAVKGGKLTIEETHDGDTLADQDGVNPLLVIDLWEHAYYLDHQNARPAYLDAVNGKLNWSFASENLARGTTWEYPN
- a CDS encoding AI-2E family transporter; this encodes MDDSEAPAPVEPTPARAGRSRRLAFAEQELRLISSLVLLIGLGLFFALPFVLSIGAVVFLPLVTALVLTVILSPLADKLNGWGLPNAIASLVALLIFFAVLLLALALILQPAVALFDDVPAMANQVMDRFGELQRQFAWVAQINEQLAELMNREGGREVVLASPSLLEELAFATPGVVLETVLTLLMAYFMIEARVRLRQRLLFGRASFGTSIKAARVLREVQERVAAYILTVGWINALVGVVVALGAWALGVDAPIMWGGLAALLNFLPYIGPIVMVTLLGLFGIGTADTILLGMVPAIAYLALHTVEANVVTPSILGARFTMNPVMILIALSYFSWIWGVFGALLSVPILLMLTALFDHVGRPNLVGFIFGEPLFASEIFGGDETEESS
- a CDS encoding sigma-70 family RNA polymerase sigma factor; this encodes MGGTERTASEKADFKRELTEVVPHLRAFARGLCGRADMADDLVQETLLKAWAAQERFQPGTSMRAWTFVILRNAYLTDMRRNRFRGEYDETVAERILTAPAGQEEPIHLSDMHRALLTLPPERREALLLVGAGGFSYEEAATICDCAVGTIKSRVGRARAALNTMLSDGSIPKRSLQDDAAHRAILEELDDVAAGNGIAARS
- a CDS encoding NepR family anti-sigma factor; protein product: MPSPRGGSTAKKDGNDPEWANGLRKLYDSVVDEPLPDSFKDLLEQLDTKD